The Lactuca sativa cultivar Salinas chromosome 2, Lsat_Salinas_v11, whole genome shotgun sequence genome includes the window CTCTTCAAAGAGTGACACTGTTTGGGCAAATTGGCTATTAATGAAAGACTTGGACAATAGCCGATTACTAAAGATTTAAGAGATGTGAGGCCTTGTATGCTCTTAATGTACTCCAAACTTGTGCAGCTCCATATCCTTAAGGACACAAGAGGATGGGGATGACATTCATCTAAAAGAATAATCTTTGCGCAACTCTCGATTTCCAATGTCTCGAGGACAGGCGATATCATTTTTGAGCTATTGGGTGCTCCATCTATCCAATTTTCCAGTCTTTTCATATTTCTTAGTCGGAGCGATCTCAACGATGGAGACAAAGGCTTTGTTGATCCAGTAACATCGGAAACCCTTAAGCATGTCAAGTTGTCCATTTCGTATAAATCAAGACCCCGAAGATGTGGTAGGTGCTCAAGTGTCGGAAAAGAGAGGCAGTTGCAACATCGAAATAATGTGATCTCCGTGAGCTTGTCAAGGGGGGTCCATTTCCCTTCGATATCGATTGCCATCTTCATCACCCAATCTGGAAAATTATCACCACAAAAATTTATGATTGTCACTTTTTTTAAATTTCTAGGGGGTTGCAAGCCTTCCAATACATCCTTGTCATTTATGTTGGCACCTCCATGGTTCCAACTCCATTCGAATTCGATCTCGTATAGATTTTTCTTTCTAGATAAGTCTGCCTTGAAAGCATTCTCTTTGCTACTAACGTTCTCTAGATGTGAAATAGAGAGGCTTCCACCAAGGTTATTCAAACGGCATAGCTCTTCTATACCATGTCTCTTCCTTCTAAGCACTATGAAGGAAGGCAAAGTTTGAAGAGAAGTCATTTGTCCTACGATATTGGCAGGAATGTATTTGTCAAACATGAAAGGCATGTCCAACCAAGGCCTCGTGACATTTTCTTTGTAACGCTGGAAATATCTCAGGCTTATCAAATTTCTCATGGCTTTTGGAAACTTCTTAATGTTAGGCAACTTCAGAGTTTGCAAGTGGTATAATTTACCAATAGATTTAGGAAGAACACGGATACTCGTATATGTCAAATCCAAATACCTGAGATGCACCAACCTTCCAATTGAATCGTCTAACTTCTCTATTGTATAACATTTGAGTTGTAGGATTCGTATGCATTTTAATCGTTGAAATGGAAATTTCTTATCAACTTCACCTTCGATGAAAAATGTACGCAAAGTTCGAGCCACTGTATTCCTTTCAATGAACATAGAAACCTCTGCTGCCAATTTATAGTTCTTTTCTTTGTAAAAAGCGAGATGTTTAACCTGAGGGATACATGCAATATCATCATTTGACGCATCCTCCAGACATAAGCTTTCATGTTTTGAAAGTGATAATGAAAGATCATGCACCAGATCATGCATGCTACATCGAGTGATATGACCATACTCATCCCTTTCAACATCTTGGAACAATGAATTGCTGACCAAAATTTGAAAAATATCATTCCCCACATCCTCCATCTCCTTGTTTCTTTCCTCATCTGCTTGAACCAACCCTAAAGCCATCCAAAGTTGGACCAGTTCTTCCCTTTCCATGACCGTATCTTTCTTAAAGATGGAACAATACACAAAGCATTGCTTGACGATAGAATTCGGGAGATTATCAAAGCTCAGTTCCAAACTCTTTTGTACTCTATCCCTTTCTTCTTCCAGATCCCAAACCTTGCTATTTTTTATGTACAACCACTTCTCTATGTCGTTGTAATTTGCCAACATGCCACCTATTACATTTAATAACAATGGTAAACCAGCACACTTTTCTACAATGTCGCGGCCTATCTTCACCAGTTCTGGCGACGCTGATGTTCCTTTCACAAACGCTCTTTCTTTGAAGATGTGCCAACAATGATCATTAGAAAGACCTTTTAAAAGACATGAATCCACGTGCATATCACGAGTTCCGATTTCAAGCTTCCGTGTAGTGACAAGAATGCCACTTCCATTTTGTGAGCTTACATTCAACATACAACTCCTAAACTCTTCCCAGTATGGCCTCTCTTCGACCCAAACGTCATCCAAGACGAGCAAATATCTTTTTGATGTCAACTGCTCTTTAAGACTTTCAATTAAACTGGTCCTTAAGTCCGAGGTAGGTTTCTTTTTGGCAAGAGACTCGTAGATCTTTGCAAGAAGTGTATTGAGGTCAACCTTAACCGACACACACAACCATGCTTTAACATCAAAATGTTGCTCAATATTTTTATCATTGTAGACTGACTTAGCCAAAGTGGTCTTCCCAATCCCGCCCATTCCTACAATGGGAACAATGCTGagtttttcttcttttcttgatTGGGTTAAAAGTTCAATGATATGGAGTTTATCATTATCCCTCCCAACAATTTTAAATTCTTCTTGATTTGGAATGGTCTCTCTCCAATAGAGACGATCTAGAACAAGGCCAGCAGGGTGTTCATTTTGcagtcctaaactatttgcttCTGTATTGATCTTAAGCAACTTTTCATTGATGTTTTGGATTTTATGACCTATTTTATAACGAAATGAAAACTTTTTCAAGCTTGGAAGGCACACTACCTTTCTTGCCATCCTATCTTGTTTCTTTATCTGACGCCTCAACATTTCGTAATGAACCTCATCCAACACATCATCAGCTTCACCCACAACATCTTTTAGCTGCTTCAGCCACACCATCACAGCCCTTGTTTCCTTTTTTCCCTCCGCATCGAGCAACTTGGCACGAATCATCTCCAATTTACTGTGAAGGCTGGTCAGCTTTTCTTCGTAACCCCAGGCAATTGCGAGTTCACCCGCAGCAATAGACAACACCTTTTTCAATATCCCCTCAGCAGCAATAGTGACTAATGCTTCAGCCATTTTCACTGTTTAGAAGAGAGAGGAAGAGGGAATGAATGGtggaagaaagataaaaaaacaaTAAGAATCTATGAGATGGTGGAACAAGGAGAGACCCAATGAATGGAAATGGAGATTCATTTGGTGGCATGTGTAGTGGAAAATGGTATTGAATTAGAATTGAAGGTGTCTATTAAGTTATACCTTTCCTAGGTTGCAAGTTTAGAACATACACTTTgctaattttcttttcttttcttttgtttttacctTCTGTCATTATTACTTatctaaaatattaatatatcattatattttatgttttagtAGTTAATATATAATGTTTCATATGTAAACTAGAATTGATCTTTGTAACTGTTTTATTTTCATTTACCTTTTGATATACCTCTATATTGTAATATGATATGTAAATATATCTTTCCATTTTAATCCCTACGTTTCTTTATATGGGTGGAATACTTATTTCTTTAATGGAACATGGAAACTTTTGTAATAATTGTGTCAATCAAAATATAACCAAGAGAAAAGTACATAAATGGTCTGAAATGCAAAATTCGCTTATCTTGTCCCTAACCTTTTTTGCTTGATAAGCATGATCTATGTCGTTTTACTTTCTAGTGTAGTTGGTCcgtttcattttatcaaaaatttgaTCCAA containing:
- the LOC111875945 gene encoding putative disease resistance protein RGA3 codes for the protein MAEALVTIAAEGILKKVLSIAAGELAIAWGYEEKLTSLHSKLEMIRAKLLDAEGKKETRAVMVWLKQLKDVVGEADDVLDEVHYEMLRRQIKKQDRMARKVVCLPSLKKFSFRYKIGHKIQNINEKLLKINTEANSLGLQNEHPAGLVLDRLYWRETIPNQEEFKIVGRDNDKLHIIELLTQSRKEEKLSIVPIVGMGGIGKTTLAKSVYNDKNIEQHFDVKAWLCVSVKVDLNTLLAKIYESLAKKKPTSDLRTSLIESLKEQLTSKRYLLVLDDVWVEERPYWEEFRSCMLNVSSQNGSGILVTTRKLEIGTRDMHVDSCLLKGLSNDHCWHIFKERAFVKGTSASPELVKIGRDIVEKCAGLPLLLNVIGGMLANYNDIEKWLYIKNSKVWDLEEERDRVQKSLELSFDNLPNSIVKQCFVYCSIFKKDTVMEREELVQLWMALGLVQADEERNKEMEDVGNDIFQILVSNSLFQDVERDEYGHITRCSMHDLVHDLSLSLSKHESLCLEDASNDDIACIPQVKHLAFYKEKNYKLAAEVSMFIERNTVARTLRTFFIEGEVDKKFPFQRLKCIRILQLKCYTIEKLDDSIGRLVHLRYLDLTYTSIRVLPKSIGKLYHLQTLKLPNIKKFPKAMRNLISLRYFQRYKENVTRPWLDMPFMFDKYIPANIVGQMTSLQTLPSFIVLRRKRHGIEELCRLNNLGGSLSISHLENVSSKENAFKADLSRKKNLYEIEFEWSWNHGGANINDKDVLEGLQPPRNLKKVTIINFCGDNFPDWVMKMAIDIEGKWTPLDKLTEITLFRCCNCLSFPTLEHLPHLRGLDLYEMDNLTCLRVSDVTGSTKPLSPSLRSLRLRNMKRLENWIDGAPNSSKMISPVLETLEIESCAKIILLDECHPHPLVSLRIWSCTSLEYIKSIQGLTSLKSLVIGYCPSLSLIANLPKQCHSLKSLRIGYCEKLTSLPCEMFNCFAFLNKLELGPFSKELDSFPSLQGIEKLRNHLDYLDLRGWDHWESIPEEIQHLTSLTSLVISGFGMRELPVWLTNMSSTQDLSFHDYNGLKKET